A stretch of DNA from Thermococcus sp. Bubb.Bath:
TCCCAGATTTCGACGGAGCGCTTCATCATCCTGATGTTAGCTTCGTCGCCGAACTGCTGCCTTATTCCGGTTCCGCAGCGGAAGGTTGAGCCGTTGCCGAGATAGCCCTTTTCAAGAACCACCACGTCACTTTCGCTGAGCTTGGCGAGGTTGTATGCTATGCTGAGGCCTATTATACCGCCGCCGATGATGACCGTCTTTGCCTCACTCTTCATCGTCATCACCCATCTCGCCCGCCAAAACCCCCATCATCACAGGCCTGACGGGAACGCGCGTTGCCGGAACCGGAATCTCATCGGGCTTCTTCCCGGTCTTCCTGGCGATTATCGAAATCACGAGGGGAATGCACGTCCTTCCCTGGCAGGGACCCATCC
This window harbors:
- a CDS encoding (2Fe-2S)-binding protein; the encoded protein is MVKMTENTGDPREKIIICRCNDVTQKEIEDLIDRGITDIEEIKRLTRIGMGPCQGRTCIPLVISIIARKTGKKPDEIPVPATRVPVRPVMMGVLAGEMGDDDEE